In one Rutidosis leptorrhynchoides isolate AG116_Rl617_1_P2 chromosome 8, CSIRO_AGI_Rlap_v1, whole genome shotgun sequence genomic region, the following are encoded:
- the LOC139863366 gene encoding uncharacterized protein, with protein MPPPNTEEFDMFNYGVENVCKIKEGDHPFEISVVASSDSDGEKDGDEDEDEEDQYEEEKQDLFWNMPPLLSQREIHNPGSVSNLVTDKEDRFLMCYYSLGVVVRSFVQHCRPVIIVDGAHLKAGYSGTNLVAVAMDGNNGILPLAYGIGGELTFISDRAASIAHGVSTVFPEAFHCFCARHLFGSIKTKSNKFKYFEWHYWKMVKAYRGSDFEDHLSVFRRRLRASYNYLEQVGKRTRKSRRWQAIPSTNNLIEVRDGRKNGMVNLDDKVCSCGQWQLSGIPCEWSYPSPGVLQIVNPPIKEKRAPGRPKSTKRIPSKGEDTEKIVRTCTRCKEPGHGRDTCTASYDRTGESTSKRVVKTSAPKSKKGKEKATDAEAFKAYQSQFYATCNLGSDN; from the exons ATGCCACCTCCAAACACTGAAGAGTTTGATATGTTTAACTATGGTGttgaaaacgtatgtaaaattaaagaagGAGACCACCCGTTTGAGATATCTGTTGTCGCATCTAGTGATTCAGATGGAGAAAAAGACGGAGATGAAGACGAAGACGAAGAAGAtcaatatgaagaagaaaagcaagatttattctggaatatgccacctCTATTGAGTCAGCGAGA GATCCACAACCCGGGAAGCGTAAGTAATTTGGTCACCGACAAAGAAGATAGATTTTTGATGTGTTACTATTcccttggcgtagtt GTTCGatcatttgttcaacattgtcGCCCAGTAATCATCGTCGATGGTGCGCATTTGAAGGCAGGGTACTCGGGGACAAATTTAGTTGCcgttgcgatggatggcaataatggaattcTGCCATTGGCCTACGGAATTGGTGGcg AGcttacttttatttctgatcgtgctgctTCAATAGCACATGGTGTTTCAACTGTGTTTCCTGAAGCCTTTCACTGTTTTTGCGCACGTCATTTGTTTGGAAGCATCAAGACTAAAtctaacaaattcaaatattttgaatggcattatTGGAAAATGGTGAAAGCTTACCGTGGGTCGGATTTTGAGGATCATCTTAGTGTATTTCGAAGAAGATTGAGAGCATCTTACAATTATTTAGAACAAGTTG GCAAGAGGACGAGAAAATCTAGAAGATGGCaagcaattccatcgacaaacaatctaatagaaGTGCGAGATGGTAGAAAAAATGGAATGGTTAATCTCGATGATAAAGTATGTTCATGTGGGCAGTGGCAGTTATCGGGGATACCTTGCG AATGGTCGTATCCGTCGCCCGGCGTTTTACAAATTGTAAACCCTCCCATTAAGGAGAAAAGAGCCCCTGGACGCCCTAAAAGTACAAAACGTATTCCGTCGAAGGGTGAAGATACTGAAAAAATCGTAAGAACTTGCactcgttgcaaagaaccaggtcatggtAGGGATACGTGCACAGCTTCTTATGACCGAACAGGTGAATCAACTTCTAAAAGAGTAGTAAAAACATCGGCCCCAAAATCGAAGAAGGGTAAGGAGAAGGCCACAGATGCTGAAGCTTTTAAGGCAtatcagtctcagttttatgcAACGTGCAATTTAGGGAGCGATAATTAG